A single genomic interval of Octopus bimaculoides isolate UCB-OBI-ISO-001 chromosome 10, ASM119413v2, whole genome shotgun sequence harbors:
- the LOC106874172 gene encoding cell surface glycoprotein 1, with protein MATKESPVSPEEKKPDENAEVNKVFKEFVRVSSVGKKLTPDELKQMNCKACGKLVRKTLPKEVQTFADACVFPKYKEKGKQYMHISKFPLFIADCAYEYAKVKTKNTKLSREDESVEKYTNEFRELIKKGTPGVKEIKSPKIVSNLTDTSRYTGSHRERFDSSGKGKGASGRADRPDKSGYVTGYKGSGKSENQGTPGKTATKTGTRTPKDTPDKGRLGDKSKDKMKTKAADKSPIKSPDKSLNSSALKTGTKSPEIAPVKSPLKSPNSLPTGNRSPQPPSPVPETIPEKLPSPIPILNPEIPAGPVEGLNLSDSGYIRDSEVSPVISNDGQEKSPNDVKPKSSEIPTLSPEKAQSMIPTKSPDISPNKSPTKIPNVSSNTSPIKSPDKAPSMIPTRSPDMSPTKAPTKSSDTSPSISPNKSPEKAPSMIPTRSPDAPQSMIPTKSPEKSPTMIPTRSAEKSPSMISISPEKSPSFVAVSSSGPSSSPSPQSSPEKSPVMNVTDKSPQTSPAINSFEMKNGKPACMIPVKSPVKSPVSPTEGDSSTSEKIEDISPEKSSR; from the exons ATGGCGACCAAAGAATCTCCAGTTTCTCCCGAGGAGAAAAAACCAGACGAAAATGCCGAAGTGAATAAAGTATTTAAGGAGTTTGTTCGTGTTTCGTCGGTTGGCAAAAAATTGACACCAGATGAACTAAAGCAAATGAACTGCAAAGCCTGCGGGAAGCTTGTTCGTAAGACCCTACCGAAGGAAGTGCAAACATTTGCTGACGCCTGTGTCTttccaaaatacaaagaaaagggGAAACA atacatgcatatttcaAAGTTCCCTTTATTCATCGCTGATTGCGCCTATGAATATGCCAAAGTGAAGACAAAGAATACGAAACTGAGCCGAGAGGATGAAAGTGTGGAGAAGTACACCAATGAATTTCGTGAGTTAATCAAGAAAGGAACTCCCGGAGTTAAAGAAATT AAATCTCCAAAGATTGTTTCGAATTTGACCGATACGTCTCGATATACGGGTTCCCATCGGGAAAGATTTGACAGTTCTGGGAAAGGTAAAGGAGCCAGTGGACGTGCTGATAGACCTGATAAAAGTGGATATGTGACCGGCTACAAAGGTTCTGGTAAGTCAGAAAACCAAGGAACTCCTGGGAAAACTGCAACTAAAACAGGAACAAGAACGCCAAAAGATACACCTGATAAAGGTAGACTAGGGGACAAATCGAAagacaagatgaagacaaaggCAGCTGATAAATCCCCAATCAAAAGCCCAGATAAGTCACTCAATTCGTCTGCTCTTAAAACAGGTACAAAATCGCCAGAAATCGCACCAGTAAAAAGTCCATTAAAGTCGCCAAACTCACTACCTACAGGTAATCGTTCTCCGCAGCCGCCGAGCCCCGTTCCTGAAACCATTCCAGAAAAATTGCCAAGCCCAATTCCAATCTTAAATCCAGAGATACCTGCTGGTCCTGTTGAGGGTTTAAACTTATCAGATTCTGGTTATATTCGAGATTCAGAAGTATCGCCAGTTATATCAAATGATGGGCAAGAGAAATCTCCAAACGATGTGAAACCTAAGAGCTCTGAAATACCAACTCTGAGCCCTGAAAAGGCACAATCTATGATACCAACCAAAAGCCCTGATATATCTCCCAACAAGTCACCAACTAAAATCCCAAATGTGTCATCAAATACATCCCCTATTAAGAGCCCCGATAAAGCTCCATCAATGATCCCAACTAGGAGCCCTGATATGTCTCCTACTAAAGCCCCAACAAAGAGCTCAGATACTTCACCAAGTATATCTCCCAATAAGAGCCCAGAAAAAGCTCCGTCTATGATACCAACTAGAAGCCCAGATGCACCTCAGAGTATGATCCCTACAAAGAGCCCAGAAAAATCCCCAACAATGATACCAACGAGAAGTGCCGAAAAGTCTCCTAGCATGATTTCCATTAGCCCAGAAAAATCTCCTAGTTTCGTAGCAGTGAGTTCTTCTGGACCTTCGTCAAGTCCTTCACCACAAAGCTCACCTGAAAAGTCTCCAGTGATGAATGTTACTGATAAATCTCCTCAGACTTCACCAGCGATTAACTCGTTTGAAATGAAGAATGGGAAACCAGCATGCATGATTCCTGTCAAGTCACCTGTGAAATCCCCAGTTTCACCAACAGAAGGAGACAGTAGTACTTCTGAGAAGATAGAGGATATCTCTCCCGAGAAATCTTCTCGATAA